The following coding sequences are from one Syntrophomonadaceae bacterium window:
- the lipB gene encoding lipoyl(octanoyl) transferase LipB: MLERGWLIEAGRMGYLEACQLQKRLAAEVIQGERGDTLILTEHPPLLTIGAAGDRGNILASPQALAQAGIEIYSADRGGDVAYHGPGQLVGYPVLHLDRHGKDVKDYLRRLEEVLIRTLAGFGLAGHRAPGYTGVWVADAKIAAIGIGVKKWVTFHGFALNVDPDLSHFSLIHPCGIRDKRVTSLAELLPQAPDWREVSARVAVHFAQVFNLAVIGDKIRSRGEKE; this comes from the coding sequence ATGCTGGAGCGGGGCTGGTTGATCGAGGCAGGACGGATGGGTTACCTGGAGGCGTGCCAGTTGCAAAAAAGACTGGCCGCTGAAGTAATCCAGGGGGAGAGGGGCGATACCCTGATCCTGACCGAGCACCCTCCTTTGTTGACTATCGGCGCGGCGGGGGACAGGGGCAACATTTTAGCCAGCCCCCAGGCCCTTGCTCAGGCAGGTATTGAGATCTATTCCGCTGACAGAGGCGGTGATGTTGCCTATCATGGGCCGGGGCAGCTGGTGGGTTATCCTGTCCTGCACCTGGATCGCCACGGAAAAGATGTGAAGGATTACCTGCGCCGGTTGGAAGAGGTGTTGATCAGGACTTTAGCCGGCTTTGGCCTGGCCGGGCACCGGGCTCCAGGCTATACCGGCGTATGGGTGGCAGACGCCAAAATTGCCGCCATCGGCATTGGGGTAAAAAAGTGGGTGACTTTTCATGGTTTTGCCCTGAATGTGGACCCTGATTTGAGTCATTTCAGCCTGATTCACCCTTGCGGCATCCGGGATAAACGGGTTACCTCCCTGGCGGAGCTCTTGCCGCAGGCGCCAGATTGGCGCGAGGTTTCCGCACGGGTAGCCGTCCATTTTGCTCAGGTGTTTAATCTCGCCGTGATCGGGGACAAAATTCGAAGTCGAGGTGAAAAAGAATGA
- the lpdA gene encoding dihydrolipoyl dehydrogenase, which translates to MAPLLIIGGGVGGYVAAVKAAQLGAQVTLVEQDRLGGTCLNRGCIPTKALLKSAELVDSLGKAHSMGVMVDGFKIDFARMMARKNQVVTRLVKGVEYLMSSNKIRVIKGKARFLADKKVEVTRADGLPETLFPGKVIIATGSEPAPLPVPGADGSRVVTSDEALDLKEVPPSLLIIGGGAIGVEFASIFSSLGSKVTLVEMMPRLLPVMDEEIVGVLEKALVKKGIKCITGARIISISDGENQDDKLVRLSKDGQEQSITSALVLIAAGRKPYTAGLGLENTNVKVERGKILVNGKMETNIPGVYAVGDVTGGILLAHVAAAQGMVAAVNALGGSQEADLRFVPGCIYTSPEVAGVGLTEKEAKEQGKKVKVGKFPYNANGKAIAMGEQEGMVKLVCDEEFGEILGAHLVGPRATDLIAELTLAMQAELTAAEIAHTIHAHPTLAEAIMEAAHTVVGKAIHI; encoded by the coding sequence ATTGCCCCTCTCCTGATCATTGGCGGCGGCGTTGGCGGCTACGTGGCCGCGGTGAAGGCTGCCCAGCTGGGAGCACAGGTTACGCTGGTCGAGCAGGACAGGCTAGGGGGGACCTGTTTAAACCGGGGCTGTATCCCCACCAAGGCCTTGTTAAAAAGCGCCGAGCTGGTGGACAGCTTGGGCAAGGCTCATTCCATGGGTGTGATGGTGGACGGTTTTAAGATCGACTTTGCCCGCATGATGGCCCGGAAAAACCAGGTGGTTACCCGGCTGGTAAAAGGCGTGGAATATTTAATGTCCTCCAACAAGATAAGAGTGATTAAGGGCAAGGCCAGGTTTTTAGCCGATAAAAAAGTGGAAGTGACCCGTGCTGACGGCCTGCCAGAGACCCTCTTTCCCGGAAAAGTAATTATTGCCACCGGCTCGGAACCTGCTCCCTTGCCGGTTCCCGGCGCGGACGGTAGCCGGGTGGTCACCAGCGATGAAGCACTTGATCTTAAAGAAGTCCCGCCCAGCCTCCTGATTATCGGCGGCGGGGCGATCGGGGTGGAATTTGCTTCCATTTTCAGTAGTTTAGGGAGCAAGGTTACTTTGGTGGAAATGATGCCAAGGCTCTTGCCTGTTATGGATGAGGAAATAGTGGGGGTCTTGGAAAAGGCCCTAGTAAAAAAAGGGATTAAGTGCATCACCGGGGCCAGAATCATAAGCATCAGCGACGGGGAGAATCAGGACGATAAATTGGTGCGGCTCTCCAAAGACGGTCAGGAACAATCCATTACCTCTGCCCTTGTGTTAATAGCGGCAGGCCGCAAACCCTATACCGCAGGGTTGGGGCTGGAAAATACCAATGTTAAGGTAGAAAGAGGAAAAATCCTGGTGAATGGGAAAATGGAGACCAATATTCCGGGAGTGTATGCGGTGGGAGATGTGACCGGGGGCATCCTCTTGGCCCATGTGGCTGCTGCCCAGGGGATGGTGGCCGCAGTAAACGCCCTGGGCGGCTCCCAGGAGGCTGACCTGAGGTTTGTCCCTGGCTGTATTTACACCTCGCCGGAGGTAGCCGGGGTAGGGCTGACGGAAAAAGAAGCAAAAGAACAGGGCAAAAAGGTAAAGGTCGGGAAGTTTCCATACAACGCCAACGGCAAGGCCATTGCCATGGGTGAGCAGGAGGGCATGGTCAAACTGGTTTGTGACGAAGAGTTCGGGGAGATCCTGGGGGCCCACCTGGTTGGCCCCAGGGCCACCGACCTGATCGCTGAACTGACCCTGGCCATGCAGGCCGAACTGACAGCGGCGGAGATCGCTCACACCATTCACGCCCATCCCACCCTGGCCGAGGCCATCATGGAAGCAGCGCACACAGTGGTGGGTAAAGCCATCCATATTTAG
- a CDS encoding 2-oxo acid dehydrogenase subunit E2: MATKVIMPSLGLTMTEGTIVRWLVGEGEPVAKGQPLFEVTTDKATIEVEAQTTGILGKILVAAGITVPVTAVIAYITEPGEVVAIASGQEKAPASAKPEVVPALEQIHREPGQRIFISPRAKKAAREKGIEYSPIQGTGPNGRIVERDVLAYAALATAVRISPLAQKVALASGIEVGGICGSGTHGKVMKKDVEQALAPPVPVVAVKPIARTIPFSGIRKIIAQRMAASSQTAPHVTLNTEVDMTETISLRKQLLPEIEKITGHKLSYNDIIIKVVSRALSEHPLMNATLQENAIHLQEDINIGVAVDAENGLVVPVLKRAQSKSLAEICIESKKLVDKARAGKLLPDEMSEGTFTISNLGMFEIDTFTPIINQPESGILGIGRMVAKPVAVDGQVVVRTMMSLSLSFDHRVIDGAPAARFLKRIKELLEKPLLLLT; the protein is encoded by the coding sequence ATGGCGACTAAAGTGATCATGCCCAGCTTGGGCTTAACCATGACGGAAGGGACAATTGTCCGCTGGCTCGTTGGGGAAGGCGAGCCGGTAGCAAAGGGGCAGCCCCTGTTTGAAGTGACGACAGATAAAGCCACCATCGAGGTGGAGGCCCAAACTACGGGTATCTTGGGCAAAATCCTGGTGGCGGCAGGGATAACGGTTCCTGTTACTGCCGTGATCGCCTACATAACGGAACCAGGCGAGGTAGTGGCTATTGCTTCGGGGCAGGAAAAAGCGCCTGCCTCCGCTAAGCCTGAAGTTGTTCCAGCCCTGGAACAGATTCACCGGGAGCCTGGACAAAGGATTTTTATCTCCCCCCGGGCCAAAAAAGCTGCCCGGGAGAAAGGGATTGAATACAGCCCGATTCAGGGTACCGGACCTAATGGCAGGATTGTGGAAAGGGATGTCCTGGCATATGCGGCTTTGGCGACTGCTGTCAGAATCAGCCCGCTGGCGCAAAAAGTTGCTCTTGCCTCTGGGATAGAAGTGGGCGGTATTTGTGGTTCCGGCACCCATGGGAAGGTGATGAAAAAAGATGTCGAACAGGCTCTTGCCCCACCGGTCCCGGTTGTGGCGGTGAAACCCATAGCCCGCACTATCCCTTTCAGCGGAATTCGTAAAATAATTGCCCAGCGCATGGCTGCCAGCAGCCAGACGGCTCCTCATGTTACCCTGAATACCGAGGTAGACATGACGGAGACCATTAGTTTGCGGAAACAACTGTTGCCGGAAATTGAAAAAATAACGGGCCATAAGTTGTCCTATAATGATATAATTATAAAAGTGGTGTCCCGGGCCCTGTCCGAACATCCCCTGATGAACGCGACCCTGCAGGAAAACGCAATTCACTTGCAGGAGGATATTAACATTGGGGTAGCAGTGGATGCGGAGAACGGTTTGGTGGTCCCGGTTCTTAAACGGGCCCAGAGCAAATCTCTGGCGGAAATCTGCATCGAGTCCAAAAAATTGGTAGATAAGGCTAGGGCTGGCAAGCTCTTGCCAGATGAAATGAGTGAGGGCACTTTTACCATCAGCAACCTGGGCATGTTTGAGATCGATACCTTCACACCTATAATTAACCAGCCGGAAAGCGGCATCCTGGGAATTGGGCGCATGGTGGCAAAGCCGGTTGCGGTAGATGGGCAAGTAGTTGTCAGGACGATGATGAGCTTGAGCCTTTCCTTTGATCACCGGGTAATTGACGGAGCTCCGGCGGCCCGCTTCCTTAAGCGGATAAAAGAACTCTTGGAAAAGCCGCTATTACTTTTGACGTAA
- a CDS encoding alpha-ketoacid dehydrogenase subunit beta: MREITYLQALTEALREEMHRDPNVFIMGEDIGLHGGIFQVTKGLFQEFGPKRVRNTPISEAGFVGAAIGASVTGTRPVAELMYVDFTAVAMDQIANQMAKLRYMFGGKAKLPMVIRTQQGGGRGNAAQHSQSLEAWFTHVPGIKVVLPATPKDAKGLLKTAIRDDNPVLFLEHKLLYATKGIVPDGDYTIPFGQAEVKREGKDITLVSYSLMLLKTLKAAEELAQEGIDAEVIDLKTLVPLDLAAVIRSVQKTGRLVICHEAHRRCGAGADLAAQVMEEAFDYLDAPVQRVAALDVPIPYNGKLEMATLPQEKDVIEAVKRII, from the coding sequence GCAGGCTTTAACAGAGGCCCTGCGGGAAGAGATGCATAGGGATCCAAATGTCTTTATCATGGGGGAAGATATTGGGCTGCACGGCGGGATCTTCCAGGTGACTAAAGGGTTGTTTCAGGAATTTGGCCCGAAGCGGGTGAGAAACACCCCTATTTCTGAGGCGGGATTTGTGGGAGCGGCGATTGGCGCTTCGGTCACCGGGACCAGGCCGGTGGCGGAATTGATGTATGTTGACTTTACCGCGGTAGCCATGGATCAGATTGCCAACCAAATGGCCAAGCTCAGGTATATGTTCGGCGGCAAGGCCAAGCTGCCGATGGTGATCCGTACCCAGCAAGGCGGTGGACGGGGAAATGCCGCCCAGCACTCCCAAAGCCTGGAGGCCTGGTTTACCCATGTGCCTGGTATCAAAGTAGTCCTGCCCGCTACCCCTAAAGATGCCAAGGGTCTTTTAAAAACAGCCATCAGAGACGATAACCCGGTGCTTTTCCTGGAACACAAGCTCCTCTATGCCACAAAGGGAATAGTGCCTGACGGAGACTATACCATTCCTTTTGGTCAGGCTGAGGTGAAGCGGGAAGGAAAGGATATCACCCTGGTGTCTTATTCTCTCATGCTTTTAAAGACTTTAAAAGCAGCCGAAGAATTAGCACAAGAAGGGATCGATGCCGAAGTCATCGACCTGAAAACCTTGGTGCCCCTGGACTTGGCTGCAGTCATCCGATCGGTGCAGAAGACCGGCCGGCTGGTCATCTGCCATGAGGCGCATCGGCGCTGCGGCGCGGGAGCGGACCTGGCAGCCCAGGTCATGGAGGAGGCCTTCGATTACCTGGATGCGCCGGTGCAGAGGGTGGCAGCCCTGGATGTGCCCATCCCCTATAACGGTAAGCTGGAAATGGCAACTCTGCCCCAGGAAAAGGATGTTATTGAGGCAGTCAAACGAATCATTTAA